The Oscillospiraceae bacterium genome includes the window AATAGGCCCAGCTGTTCGGGGTGTCTGCGGCTATGGGCGCCGTGGTGTACGCCGCTTGCGTGAATACAGGCGTGAAGGTTATCAAACCTGTTTCAGCATCGGTGATGGTGGCAAACCAGCCAATGCCGTCTGACAAGGCAGCATTGGCGCTGATTGTTGTACCACTGGCAACGCCAGTCTCTGTAACAATGGGTGGTGCAACCAAGTCAATGGCATATGCACTGAACGCATTTGTCGTCAAGCGACGGTTGGTCGGACGCCATTCAACGTCAACCGAGCCGGTGTCAACATTGGCGTGGAAGGCGTTATAGCGATCGACCCACGGCGAATATGTTGTAAAGTCCATGCCGTCGTCAGTGATGGTCATGTAGCGGAAGAAAGCGTCATGGTTGGATTGAAAGTAGCTGTTGGTGCTGGTAATCAAACGCGAAACGTCAACTGTTTGATAGTTCATCATCATTTCAAGCACCACACTGCCGTCGTCACGTGTGCGGTAATGCGTCACCGCGCCGCGGTCGTGACCGCAGAGAACAACTTGAATAGCAGGATTGGGGTTGATGATGTTATCCCAAATGCCTTGGCCAACAGCCCGCTGAGAGCCGCCGTAGCTTATGTTGAAACGTCCGCCGCCGTTGTGGCTCAGGTATTGATGAACCTGCACAATAATGTTGCGGTGACCGTATTGCTCAATCAGTCCCTCGACCCAAGTCTGCGTTGCGGCATTGGCTTCGCGCCCCATACCTAAGTTGATGAACAAGAAGTCGCGTCCGCCCATAGTAATCAAGTTGTAGCTGTGAATATTCTGGTCGTCGTGGAAGCCGTAATGATCTTGCCCCGCGAAACGTTGCGCGCCAAACCATTGCGCAAACTGTGTGTAATCGCCCATGTCGAACCATTCGCCGGGCGGCAATCCGCCCGGCGGGTTGCCGACTTCATGGTTGCCTGCGACAACGCCCCAAGGTACGCCGTATGTGTCCAAAATGCCAAATGCCTCGCTGGCGACTTCCCATTGGCCGTGACCAATCGGGCCGCTGCTGATGATGTCACCGCTGTGCGTCATGTAAGCAATGTAGCCGTCACGATAACGCCAAGCAACGTGCTGCATGAGTATGTTGTAAAGCCCGACAATGTCAGTAAAGTCATAGTTTGTCCGTGTGGCGTTGATGGTCGGCCCTCTCTCGGCTTCACGCAATGATAAGAACAGCGGTAAATGCTGTGTATCGGCAAGCCAAGCAAATGTATCGGCACCGTTGCCGACCATAACGACCTCGGCGCGCGCTCTGAGTTCACCATTTACCGCGTAAGTGCCGGCGTTGACAACAACGCTGGCATCTAAGCTGCCGCCGCGTGTGCCGACGGTCTCCCAAGTGCCGGTGTTGGGATTATATACTGAGAAGCGCACACGCTCGCCGCCTATGCTTTCGCCGCTGTAACTGAGCGCAACATCACCGGTGTAGTTGCCCACGTCGACGGTGAACTCGTGCGCGGGAATTGCCGTCGTTGTTTCTGTCGTCAAATCTACACCGAGCATGGTCAGGCCGCGTAATTGGGCATTGTTTAAGGCTTGGACGCCGCTGTCGCGTGCTGTCGTGCCACTTACCGACAGTGGCGCGACAGTGAAGATGGTAACGTCCATCGGGTCGCCGCCCGGCGATTCAACAACAAACTCAAAATTGTTGCCATCCATAGAAAAGTCACGCGCGGCGGGGAAAACCAAGTCGTTGAATACAACAAATTCGACGGTTCTCATCACATTGCCGTTTTCGCGCAGTTCAAGTGTATGACGTCCGTTAGGCAACATCGTAGTATCAAGCGTGTAGGCCGCTGACGAAACGATAGCCGATAAGTCTTGACCCGTTACATCAAAAACAATGTCAAGTACGGGCGAGGTGTTTGGCATATTGCCGTTCCAGCCGTCGCCTATGCGGGTTTGTGCACCCGGCACATAGTTGGAAGGCACTACCGTATGTGCCGTGCTGCCCTGGGCAGTGTGCGGGAATTGAATGAGTTGTGCCGGCTGAAGAATTGTGCCGGCAAGGTTTGGCAGTGTGAGAGATATATTGCGAACAAAGAAGTCTTTTAGATTGTGGGGTTCAAACCCGTTGCCAAACGGCGTTTCACCCAGGATAAACATATATGTCAGTGTGCCCGAAGCAATACGCAGCGTAACTGTATTATTCTCAACAACCAGTTGCTGGTTCAGTGGTACACTACTCGTCTCCCATCGGCCGGTAACATTGCCATCATTTGTGATGTGGCCCATAAAGTTGGTTTGCAGCACATCATTCATTAACAGACCTATATTGGGCAATCGGGTGGCATCGTGGAGTTCGCTATGCTCAAACGTCAGCCTTGCTGTTTCGGCGATCGGCATAGTGTTTAGCAGTGTTCCATTGAGTGCAAGGCTGAGTTCGCCGCTTCCGTGCGGGGCTTGGTAAAGCAAGTCAATTTCGCCGCTGAGTACGTCGTTGTCCTCGACATTGATGTCAAAGTCGGGGCGTGGCTGCACTGGGCCTGGTGTGGTGCGCGGCTGCCACGGACCGTGCGCGTCGCGCTCGGCTTGGCGGTAACGCACAATTTCGCCGTATGCATTAGTATCGCCCGGACGAGGTTGTGACGCGATGTAAATCTCGCGGAATTCTACTGAGTGATACTGGTCAACAACTGCTGTCAAGCTGATGCCGGTGATGTTGATAACGCCACCGCTTGCTAGACTGGCAAGGGTTTGGTTTGCCAAAGGGCTCCAACGGCGGAACAAGGTTTGGCGTAGGTCGACACGAACCATTTGCGAGTCGATGGCATCGGCCTCGGCCCATGAGCCTACGGCATGGAACGCCGGACTGATGTGCCAATCTTGGTTGTTGACTTCTAAAATCAAGTTCCAGTGCGGGCTGACAATGCGCCCGCCGCTTGCATGTTCGGGGATATATACATCAAGGAATAAGTAAGGCGTTTCATTGACATTGACGTTGAAATTGACTCTGGCACTGGTGCCGCGCCATCCAACGTTGTTGGCCGTGTGGAAGTGACTGTTGGTGATAATTACTGTGCCGTCGCTTTCAACTGCGACGGTGCCGACTTCCATGCCGGCCTCTACGGCCTGTGTCCCGATAATAGTGCCGGGCGTAAAGGTGCCGGGTGCAAGGAAGTTGTGTACCGCATCGCTGCCTGCCTGTGCTAACGGCGCAGACAGTCCGACAGTGCTGAGCAGTAGAGCTATCGCAAGGACGACACTGAGGATATTTTTGCGCTTCATGGTGGGTTCTCCTTTTTATATTTCTCTAGGCGTTTGGTAATAGATACAGCCATCATAGCATATTTGGACAAACAATGCAAGAAAAAATCTTTGCCCCTGGCAAAGATTTTTTGAAATACTTGTTTATATAATGGAATGCCTGTGCATGCGCCTCATATCAAGGTTAAAAGCACAAAATCAATACACCAACTTCTCCGTCAAATATGCCGTCAGTTCATCAATTTTTACGCGTTCTTGCACCATTGTGTCGCGGTCACGGACAGTGACTGCATTGTCTCCTGCCGTCTCAAAGTCAACGGTGATGCAGTATGGCGTGCCGATTTCATCCTGGCGCCGATAGCGCTTGCCAATTGAGCCGGCCTCATCATAATCGCACATAAATTTTTTGCAGAGTAACTCGTAGATAGGCGTGCACTCATCGGCCAGCTTTTTAGATAAGGGTAAGATTGCTGCTTTATATGGCGCGATGGCGTGGTGCAGGCGCAACACAACGCGCGTATCGTTCTCGGCGACGGTTTCTTCCTCATAGGCGTCAACCAGGCAGAGCAACGCCAGCCTATCTACACCGATAGCCGGCTCAATGACATAGGGAATGTACTTCTCTTCGCCCTCTTCGCCGACTTCCATCGACTGGCCTGATGCCGCTTGATGACTTTTTAAGTCAAAATCACTACGGTGGGCAACACCCCACAATTCGCCCCAGCCGAATGGGAATTTATATTCAAAGTCAGTTGTGGCTTTGGAATAGTGCGATAGCTCATCTTCACTGTGATCGCGCAGGCGCAGATTTTCTTCCTTGATGCCTAAGCCGAGCAGAAAGTCCTTGCAAAATTGTTTCCAATAGGCGAACCATTCCATATCGGTGCCGGGCTTGCAGAAGAATTCCATCTCCATTTGCTCAAATTCACGCGTACGGAACGTGAAATTGCCTGGTGTGATTTCATTGCGAAAACTTTTGCCGATTTGCGCTACACCGAATGGAACTTTGCGCCGCGTAGTGCGTTTGATGTTTTGGAAGTTGACAAAGATGCCCTGCGCCGTTTCGGGGCGCAGATACAGCTCGGTAGAGCTTTCGTCGGTCACGCCTTGGTGGGTTTTGAACATCATGTTAAACTTGCGGATTGACGTAAAATCATGTTTGCCGCAATGCGGACAGTTGATTATATATTCTTCAATAATAGCCAGCATGGCATCGTTGTCCATGCCCTCAGGCTTGATGTCGAGCTTTCTGGCTTTGGCGTAATCTTCAATTAAATGGTCGGCGCGATGGCGCATTTTGCAGCCCTTGCAGTCAATCAGCGGGTCGTTGAAGTTGACAACATGACCGCTGGCCTGCCATACCGCGCTATTCAGCAAAATCGAACTGTCCAAGCCGACATTGTAAGGACACTCCTGTACGAATTTTTGCCACCATGCCTTTTTTAAGTTGTTTTTCAGCTCAACGCCGAGCGGGCCGTAATCCCAAGAATTGGCTAAGCCGCCGTAAATCTCGCTGCCGGCATAGACGTAGCCGCGGCCCTTGCACAGTGCAACGATTTTATCCATTGTGACTGACATTACGATACCTCCGTGAATTATATGGAGGTATTATAACACAACTGTGCCGACAAGGCAAGCCGGAGTGCTCGCTTGCATCCTTTATATTTCCTCAATCTTCACAACCACTTCCCACTCCTTGATTTCAACGCTAAATTTAACCGTGCGCTGTGCTGTATTTTTTAGCTTCAAGTCAAGGTTGCCATAGTAGACTGTGGCATCTTCGCCATCCTCGATATAAGGGATTTCGTTTTCGTCATGGTCATGATATTCGACAATCTCCATGCTGAAGTCTTGGGCGGCATTATATAATGTCGTGGCAATTTGGCAGATGCCGCCGCCGTATTCGTCCACCTTTTCACCATCAACAAAAATCTTGGCTTTCTTATATCCGCGTTCGGGCGTGCGTGCGCCGACTGTTTCGTTGAATGAGAACGTTGCGCCTGGCGCAACAGTCGCAATACTGATGGACTCGGCGGCAAGCTTAAGGTTAGTGACACGACCATCTTGACGGTCAATGATAGGTGTTTTGAATGTGGCGGCTTTAAGTGGCTGGGGTGTGGGTATGGGTGGCGTAAGGCGCGGTGCTCTCATCGCGTCGCGACTTGATGAGGTAGGTGTAGGTGAAGCCTGTATGGGAGAGGTAGGGTGTAGCAACTCCGGTGTGATGTGCGTAGCAGGTGCAAGTGTGGGGGCGACGGCTCTCGATTGACCGTGACATGCCGAAAACAACATTAACACCATCGACAACATAATGGCAACACGTCTCATCGCACCGTCACAAGCTCCAGCAAGTCTTGAAAAAAGTGTTTCCACGTCTTGCGGCCGACGCTGTCTCGAGCCACGATGTCATGATTGGCCATTATTTCGCCATCAAGCGTGACAGTCAATTCGCCCAGTTTCTGGCCTTGCTCAATGGGAGCTTGTACGTCGTCGGCAATGTCAATGCTTATTTCAATGGCATTGGATTTGCTCTTCTCAACCAGTATGCGCTCACCACCTGCGACAAGAGGCATAACAGTCGCCTCCAAGCCTTGCAGGACAGGCACGGGCGAAAGTTCGCCCTCGGGCATAGTGTTTTTCAGCGCATAGTTGGCAAAGCCGAAGTCGAGTAAATCGCGTGCCGCTTTAAAGCGCAAATCCGACGTTTCGGCCGCCATGACAACGGCGATAAGCTCCAAATCATCCCGCTCGGCGCTAGCGGCAATACAGCATTTTGCCTTGCCTGTTGAGCCGGTTTTCAGACCCGACGCGCCGGGATAAAAACGGACCATCTTGTTGGTGTTATCAAGCCCGAACATGCCGTCGCGCAACGTATCTTGCCAGATGGTGGTGTACTCCTTCACCCCGGGGTGATATTTGAGCAGCGCGGCACTCATCAAGGCGATGTCGTGCGCGGTCGTGATGTGGTCGTCGGCGTCCAGTCCGCAGCAGTTGACAAAGTGCGTGTTACTCATGCCAAGTTCGTGAGCACGGCCGTTCATCTTGCCGACAAAACTACTCTCGGCACCGCTGATATGCTCGGCCAACGCAACCGAGGCATCATTGCCTGAGGCGATAACCATGCCTTTCATCAAGTCATGGACGGTGTACTGTTCGCCCTCTTCTAAGAACACTTGGCTGCCGCCCATGCTCTGTGCGTGGGCACTGATGGTGACTTTGTCGTCGCGATTAATCAGCCCGCTGTCGAGAGCCTCCATAACAAGCAGCATGGTCATAACTTTAGTGACGCTGGCAGGCGCGAGTTTTTCATGGGAATTTTGTTCGTAGATGATTTTGCCCGTTTCTTTTTCAATCAGGCAGACAGACGGAGCATCAACCGACGGCGGCACAGGTGCAGACATTGCCGTGACGCCTAAAAGTAGCAATATGCACAAAATGAGCGATAAGCTGGATTTCAAAAATTTCATGTCATTTCTCCTTGTGGTGGTGTCATGCAATAGCGTTTGAAAAATTGTGACATTGCATACAAGGAAAAAATCAACAAAAAGCCTCACAAAGATAGAGATGTTCTATCAAGTGAGGCTTTTGTGCTTATTTAAATTTCAAAACATCTGTGTGTGAAAGAATCTGCCTTGATTTAGGATATAAAGCCCATCTAAACGCTGGGTGAACGTCCCAATCATAGCCAAAATCAGAATAACTTGCGGTTAAATATTTGTTTTCTTCAAAGCGTTTTCTGTCAATGAAGCCGCCCCTACGAAGCTTTTGTCAACTAAACTACGAATTGTTTGATCTGCGCGTAGAACTCGGCACCTTCTTCATCGGTGCCTTGTACGCTGACTTTGACCGGCTTGGTCAGGTCTATGCTGAACAGACCCATGATGCTCTTGGCGTCAATGACGTAGCGACCGCTGACAATGTCAATGTCGAACATCTGCGCTGCCGCCGTGTTGACAAACAACTTGACATCGTTGATGGAGTTGAGGAGTACATTAAATTCTTTCATAGATAGACCCTTCCTTCTTGCCAAAATTTGGTACGCTGTGATATGCTTAGTGTACACCACTTCGAATAAAAATGCAAGGGGAATTTTTTATGTTATTTGCCATTTTGACAATAGGCTGCAAAGCCAATCAGTCGGAGTCAGCTGTTTTGGCAGCCGAAATGGTGGCGCGAGGACATACACAGGTCAATTGGCATGATGCCGCCGATGCTTATGTTATCAACACTTGCACTGTTACGGCAAGCAGTGATAGTAAGTGCCGCGCAGCGATTCGGAAAGTCAAAATGACGCGTTCCGACGCGGTGGTTGCCGTGATGGGCTGTCTTTCACAACTGGAGGATTTATCCGAACTGAGCGTGGATGTGGCGCTGGGAACGGACAATCGGGGAGACATGGTTGAACAGTTGGAAGCGGAAATTGCGTGTAGGGGCGGCACCATTCTACCCGTAATTGTTGCTGCACGCGGCAAAATGCCGTCTCTACAACGTACGCGGCATCTGCTTAAGATCCAAGATGGCTGCGACAACCATTGCTCGTATTGCATTATTCCGACAGCGCGGGGGCAATCATGGTCAATGTCGCAAGATGAGATTTTAGTGCAACTGCGCAGCTTAGAAGATGTAAAAGAAGTTGTCGTCACCGGCATTGAGATTGCCTCGTATGAACCCTCGCTGTCGGCGCTGATTGCCGCAATGTGTCAAACGCGTCCCGATATTCGTTTTCGTCTTGGCTCGCTTGAACCACGCATCATTACCGACGCATTTTTGAATATAATGGATGGTTTGCCGAATGTTTGTCGCCATTTTCATGTGCCGCTGCAAAGCGGTTGTGGCGCAACGTTGGCGCGCATGAACCGGCAATACACAACGACGCAATTTTCCGATTGCCTGGCAAACATCCGAATGCGGTGGGATGACGCGGCGATTACAACGGATTTTATTGTCGGATTTCCTGGCGAAAGTGAGGCAGAATGGGAAGATTCTTTAGCGTTTTTTAAGTCATGCGGGTTCGCCAAGGCGCATGTTTTTCCCTATTCGCAGCGAGCGGGCACGCTGGCTGCAAGTATGGACGAGCAGGTCACGATAGCTGTTAAAAAAACGCGTGCAAAAGAGGCGGGTGGCTGTGCCGAGAAAATGTCGGAAGAATATGCGCGCCAATGGGTTAACAAGAAAGTCGAGGTGTTGTTGGAAGTCAAAAAAGACGGCTTATGGCAAGGGTATGCTGAAAATTATTGTTTGGCAAAAGTGGATATGGGCGCGGGAGATTTTAAAAATCAGATAGTGCGGGGCATTGTAGTAAGTGTTGAAGGGAAAGTATTGAAAGTGAGAGTGTAGAAGTGCGTACTTTACCCTTGCGGCCAACACAGTTCGGCTCTACTTTGTCCGCAATTTCTCTAAGACTGGCAAGATACGCGCTTCTGCCATCTCTTTTGGTGCAAGTTCATCAACGGCACGGAATACAGTTTTTTCATCAATCATAGTCAGGTTTTGTGATTGTATCCATGTAGTAATCGCGTTGAGAATAACACTGCGAAACAAGAATGGCGTGCCGTCAACTATGGCATCGAGCATGGCACGGCTGTTGCCTTGCCAAATCAGCGTGTTAAAAAAATGATTCATGTCATGTTCCTCCTTGGCAACAGTATATGCGCCAAAAAAAGGCGAGTTGCCCCGCCCTAGGTGTAGTTTCTTGTCGGACAGCGGGCAATAAGATGAGAATATTATCCCAATGTTGCCCGGATATTGTCCGCAGCTACATGCTGCTATTCGTCGTCAGTGCCAGTAGACTCCGAGCGCGCTTTACGTACAGCCGTTATGCCGTTTTCCATTTCAATAACAGTGCGCCCGTTGTATAAGCCGCATGAGCTGCACATACGATGGGCAAGACGATATTCGCCGCAACGGGTGCAAACCAACAAGTGTGGTGTCGCCAATTTCCAATGCGAACTGCGGCGCTTATTGCGCCGTTGTTTTGATACCTTACTCTTAGGGACTGCCATATGATTAACCTCCAAATTTGACCACAGTACAAGATAGTATATATCAAACTTTGCGGCTTGTCAAGCCTTTTTATCAAGGCTGCTAAAAAATGAGTTTTACAGCAAATGGCTGAGAAAAATGCTCACCGACACAAAATAAATCAGCAATCCGGCGATGTCTTTGATAGATGTGATAATTGGTGCCGAGCCTGCCGCTTGATCGATGCCCAGTTTAATGAGCAAAAACGGTACTAAGAAACCTAGCAATGCCGCCAATGTCATGGTGATGACTAATGAAAGTCCGACGGCTAAGCCGAGCATGACTTCGCCTTGCCAAATTGTTGCGACAGCGCCTGAAAGTATGCCGACGACAACGCCTAAACTGAAACCAATGCCGACTTCTTTGATAAAATGTTTGAAAAAATGGCTGACATTAACGTGTCCCAGCACGACGCCGCGCGCAAAGACAGTCGATGACTGTGTGCCGACATTGCCGCCCATATCCATAATTAACGGAATAAAAATCGCCACCGCCGCAATCGATTCAAGCACATCCTCAAAACCCTCAATCACAAAGCCGGCTAATACGCCGGCAACAAGCGTGATAAACAAAAAGGGAAGACGCACTTTCCAGATGCTCAAAAGACTGCCGCTGATGAGGACTTCGCTGCGATTGGCTTCTTTTTTTGCAAGAATACCGGCTTGCGTAAACATATCTTCAGTAGCTTCTTCCTCCAAGATATCCATAGCATCGTCAACAGTGATAATACCGACCAGGCGGTTCTCCTTATCGACGACAGGCACGGCCAGCCAGTCGAGCTTTTGCAACAGCCGCGCCACTTCTTCTTGGTCTGTATCCGTTGAAACACTGGCCGAAACATCTTTCATAATGTCTTCGATTTTTTCGTTGGGGTCGGCAATTAGCAACCCGCGCAACGACAAAGCACCTTCCAATTTTCGGGCGTGGTCGGTGATATAGAGTGTGTAGATAGTTTCTTTATCCTTGGCGTTATGTTTGACTTTTTCCAATGCTTCGGCAGCCGTCATATCACGGCTGATACGTACATATTCCGGCGTCATAATGCGTCCTGCCGTCTGCGCCTCATAACCCATGAGTAAGTTAGTCATTTGGCGTTCTTGCGGCGAGAGCGCGGCAATCATTTTCTTGGCAACCGTTGCCGGCAACTCATCAAGCAGGCGCACACGATCGTCAGGCGTGAGTTCTTCGATGGCCTCAATGGCGGCCTCGTCGGTAAAAGAGTGAATGAGTGCCAGTTGGTCGTCGGTATCAAGTTGCTCAAAGACAAACAAAGCCTTGTCTTTGGGTAATAACCGATAGACAATGACTTGGTGTTTCGCCGGTAATTCCAACATCGTATCGAGGATATCGACTTCGTTGGCGTTAGTGAGCAGGTCTTTGAGCGAGGGCATGTCATTTTGTTTGAGATGCTCTCTGACCAATGCCTGAAAGGTAGTTGGGGTCATGATAATCCCTCCTTAGCGTATTTAGAATATTGGTAATGCAGACACGACTGCCGTCCGGATCCATGAGCCCACCTCCTCTTTCGATTGTAATGATTATGATTATATCTCATTTTTGCATAAGTTGTCAATGGTGGGGTCTTAAGAATTTAAAGTCCATAGTTTACACGGCGAAGCCAGCAAATTAGTCGGTACAAAATGCTTGACAAACTAATATTCGCGTGTTATAATTAGCTTTGTAAACTACCAAACTAATCAGATGCTCGATGATTACAAAATTGATTGTCAGATAGTTATTTTTTAGTATTTGCAAGACATACACGAATTTCAACAATTCGTAATTGCGCTGGTATAGCTCAGTTGGTAGAGCAGCTGATTTGTAATCAGCAGGTCGTCGGTTCGAGTCCGACTCCCAGCTCCAGTCTATGCCCCTTATGAGGGTTCGCGAGGTGCGAACCCTCATAAGGGGCATAGTATATATCTTAGCAAGATAGTGTGATGTCACGAATTTATATTTTGGGCATAAGAGGTGAAGAAAATGTCAGATTGTAAGTATACGAAAATCGAAGATAACATTAACGATGTTTTGGTTGGTGAACGGCAAAAACTTGCGTTGGATTTTGTTGATTTCCTTCGCACAAACGATATGCCCATTGAATTGAATATTTTTTGGCATCAAGGAAGTAAAGGCCACTTTTGGTTTGCCAACTACAAAGAAACGGAAGCCGTTTGCTTTATTCTTATTGATGGCGACCCCAATATCCCTAACTCATGGGAGATATTCACCGGCGAAAACGAAAAAAGTGCGCCGGAGTGTACTACCGACGATGAGAAATTAAAAGAAATGGCGTGGCAACACATAAACTTCTGCGGCAAAGATTGCGGCGGCAGTTGTAAGCCGGGCAAAAGTAGAATAATACTTGGAAAGAATTTTGATAATGTCTGCGGCTCTGCAATGAACTTTCCCAATCCCGATGGGGAAACGTTGAACTATGCTAAAAAGCTGATAACGCTTACAATCAATACGATTGACAAGGCATAGTTCTGTTGTGCAAAATAAGCAAAACCAACCATATCAACGGCGTATCAAAATAATAGCGAAATTTATATTATCTGCGAAAATAAACAAAATAAAAAAATCAGGAGGGAACAGCAATGTCAATTAACAAAACGATTGAAATTGATTTAAAATCAATGGTAAAAAAGGAGGTCAGACCTCATTCAAATATTTCTTTATCTTATGAGGACGGTTTTATGATAATGAAAGCC containing:
- the rpmF gene encoding 50S ribosomal protein L32; the protein is MAVPKSKVSKQRRNKRRSSHWKLATPHLLVCTRCGEYRLAHRMCSSCGLYNGRTVIEMENGITAVRKARSESTGTDDE
- a CDS encoding glycine--tRNA ligase; translation: MSVTMDKIVALCKGRGYVYAGSEIYGGLANSWDYGPLGVELKNNLKKAWWQKFVQECPYNVGLDSSILLNSAVWQASGHVVNFNDPLIDCKGCKMRHRADHLIEDYAKARKLDIKPEGMDNDAMLAIIEEYIINCPHCGKHDFTSIRKFNMMFKTHQGVTDESSTELYLRPETAQGIFVNFQNIKRTTRRKVPFGVAQIGKSFRNEITPGNFTFRTREFEQMEMEFFCKPGTDMEWFAYWKQFCKDFLLGLGIKEENLRLRDHSEDELSHYSKATTDFEYKFPFGWGELWGVAHRSDFDLKSHQAASGQSMEVGEEGEEKYIPYVIEPAIGVDRLALLCLVDAYEEETVAENDTRVVLRLHHAIAPYKAAILPLSKKLADECTPIYELLCKKFMCDYDEAGSIGKRYRRQDEIGTPYCITVDFETAGDNAVTVRDRDTMVQERVKIDELTAYLTEKLVY
- a CDS encoding S-layer homology domain-containing protein, which encodes MKRKNILSVVLAIALLLSTVGLSAPLAQAGSDAVHNFLAPGTFTPGTIIGTQAVEAGMEVGTVAVESDGTVIITNSHFHTANNVGWRGTSARVNFNVNVNETPYLFLDVYIPEHASGGRIVSPHWNLILEVNNQDWHISPAFHAVGSWAEADAIDSQMVRVDLRQTLFRRWSPLANQTLASLASGGVINITGISLTAVVDQYHSVEFREIYIASQPRPGDTNAYGEIVRYRQAERDAHGPWQPRTTPGPVQPRPDFDINVEDNDVLSGEIDLLYQAPHGSGELSLALNGTLLNTMPIAETARLTFEHSELHDATRLPNIGLLMNDVLQTNFMGHITNDGNVTGRWETSSVPLNQQLVVENNTVTLRIASGTLTYMFILGETPFGNGFEPHNLKDFFVRNISLTLPNLAGTILQPAQLIQFPHTAQGSTAHTVVPSNYVPGAQTRIGDGWNGNMPNTSPVLDIVFDVTGQDLSAIVSSAAYTLDTTMLPNGRHTLELRENGNVMRTVEFVVFNDLVFPAARDFSMDGNNFEFVVESPGGDPMDVTIFTVAPLSVSGTTARDSGVQALNNAQLRGLTMLGVDLTTETTTAIPAHEFTVDVGNYTGDVALSYSGESIGGERVRFSVYNPNTGTWETVGTRGGSLDASVVVNAGTYAVNGELRARAEVVMVGNGADTFAWLADTQHLPLFLSLREAERGPTINATRTNYDFTDIVGLYNILMQHVAWRYRDGYIAYMTHSGDIISSGPIGHGQWEVASEAFGILDTYGVPWGVVAGNHEVGNPPGGLPPGEWFDMGDYTQFAQWFGAQRFAGQDHYGFHDDQNIHSYNLITMGGRDFLFINLGMGREANAATQTWVEGLIEQYGHRNIIVQVHQYLSHNGGGRFNISYGGSQRAVGQGIWDNIINPNPAIQVVLCGHDRGAVTHYRTRDDGSVVLEMMMNYQTVDVSRLITSTNSYFQSNHDAFFRYMTITDDGMDFTTYSPWVDRYNAFHANVDTGSVDVEWRPTNRRLTTNAFSAYAIDLVAPPIVTETGVASGTTISANAALSDGIGWFATITDAETGLITFTPVFTQAAYTTAPIAADTPNSWAYSDMVRARNAGIVGATLPEGVLYRAGAPRWYIAELLADYMVAYTGLENISQVVTDWADRNAIDLPAIPVTPLFPDVPATHPQFIEIQALALMDILRGGEFGGVFGFGPNYTLTRAEAAVGLARMMTALGYETEDFPDATAFADWHIGGGQGGIQSWARDAVSFLYYHRVMTSTASAGTPPGTPAFIFNPNFEFHTQQLLTGMVRMMLEVEWREPPMA
- a CDS encoding MiaB/RimO family radical SAM methylthiotransferase codes for the protein MLFAILTIGCKANQSESAVLAAEMVARGHTQVNWHDAADAYVINTCTVTASSDSKCRAAIRKVKMTRSDAVVAVMGCLSQLEDLSELSVDVALGTDNRGDMVEQLEAEIACRGGTILPVIVAARGKMPSLQRTRHLLKIQDGCDNHCSYCIIPTARGQSWSMSQDEILVQLRSLEDVKEVVVTGIEIASYEPSLSALIAAMCQTRPDIRFRLGSLEPRIITDAFLNIMDGLPNVCRHFHVPLQSGCGATLARMNRQYTTTQFSDCLANIRMRWDDAAITTDFIVGFPGESEAEWEDSLAFFKSCGFAKAHVFPYSQRAGTLAASMDEQVTIAVKKTRAKEAGGCAEKMSEEYARQWVNKKVEVLLEVKKDGLWQGYAENYCLAKVDMGAGDFKNQIVRGIVVSVEGKVLKVRV
- the mgtE gene encoding magnesium transporter, yielding MTPTTFQALVREHLKQNDMPSLKDLLTNANEVDILDTMLELPAKHQVIVYRLLPKDKALFVFEQLDTDDQLALIHSFTDEAAIEAIEELTPDDRVRLLDELPATVAKKMIAALSPQERQMTNLLMGYEAQTAGRIMTPEYVRISRDMTAAEALEKVKHNAKDKETIYTLYITDHARKLEGALSLRGLLIADPNEKIEDIMKDVSASVSTDTDQEEVARLLQKLDWLAVPVVDKENRLVGIITVDDAMDILEEEATEDMFTQAGILAKKEANRSEVLISGSLLSIWKVRLPFLFITLVAGVLAGFVIEGFEDVLESIAAVAIFIPLIMDMGGNVGTQSSTVFARGVVLGHVNVSHFFKHFIKEVGIGFSLGVVVGILSGAVATIWQGEVMLGLAVGLSLVITMTLAALLGFLVPFLLIKLGIDQAAGSAPIITSIKDIAGLLIYFVSVSIFLSHLL
- a CDS encoding HPr family phosphocarrier protein, whose protein sequence is MKEFNVLLNSINDVKLFVNTAAAQMFDIDIVSGRYVIDAKSIMGLFSIDLTKPVKVSVQGTDEEGAEFYAQIKQFVV
- a CDS encoding VanW family protein, which translates into the protein MRRVAIMLSMVLMLFSACHGQSRAVAPTLAPATHITPELLHPTSPIQASPTPTSSSRDAMRAPRLTPPIPTPQPLKAATFKTPIIDRQDGRVTNLKLAAESISIATVAPGATFSFNETVGARTPERGYKKAKIFVDGEKVDEYGGGICQIATTLYNAAQDFSMEIVEYHDHDENEIPYIEDGEDATVYYGNLDLKLKNTAQRTVKFSVEIKEWEVVVKIEEI
- a CDS encoding D-alanyl-D-alanine carboxypeptidase, whose product is MKFLKSSLSLILCILLLLGVTAMSAPVPPSVDAPSVCLIEKETGKIIYEQNSHEKLAPASVTKVMTMLLVMEALDSGLINRDDKVTISAHAQSMGGSQVFLEEGEQYTVHDLMKGMVIASGNDASVALAEHISGAESSFVGKMNGRAHELGMSNTHFVNCCGLDADDHITTAHDIALMSAALLKYHPGVKEYTTIWQDTLRDGMFGLDNTNKMVRFYPGASGLKTGSTGKAKCCIAASAERDDLELIAVVMAAETSDLRFKAARDLLDFGFANYALKNTMPEGELSPVPVLQGLEATVMPLVAGGERILVEKSKSNAIEISIDIADDVQAPIEQGQKLGELTVTLDGEIMANHDIVARDSVGRKTWKHFFQDLLELVTVR